The genomic stretch TAAGAGCGGAATTCTTAAGAAAAGGCGTAATGAGCGAAAATATAAAAATCATCCAAAAAATTTGAAAGATTAAGGTGCCAATATCTCCCATAGCTTCCCCTCCCCTTTATTTGTCATTTACAATTCTATCACACATAAAATAAAAAATGCGGGCTCTTTCGAGCCCGCCAAAGCCGTGGGGGGTGTATCTCAAGGGGGATAGGGGGGTCAATTTTCATTCTCCGAATTACATTGTAAATGTAACAGGTTAAGAGAATATTCTAATTTCTTTCCTAAAGTGGTACTATATTTTTAAATTAATGTGAAAATCCACCGGGTGTTGAATTTGCTACTACCCAATTCCTTGAGTTGAGACTGAAACGTTCATATATTGGTTCAACATTTGTTTTTTTGTTTTGCGAGTTCTTGAGATACAATTTTTTAGATTCACCACAAATTCTTGGGGGGTTCCATATGATACTTTATCTTCTTCCTGCGCTTTTTCTTGGATGGTCACTTGGGGCTAACGATGCTGCGAATATTTTTGGACCTTTTGTAGGATCGGGATTGACACCTTATAGGAAGGCCACCATTGTGGCGTCTATTTTCGTCGTAATTGGATCAGTTGTAGGTGGAGGAAAAGGACTCCAAAACATAGGTTCGCTTAGTGCTTCGGATCTACTTGCTTCTTCCCTTTCTGTATTTTCCGGAGCTCTCACCGTTACAATTATGACTAAACTGGGAATTCCAGTTTCCACATCTCAAGCGGTAGTTGGTGGGATTGTGGGGGCCAATCTTTCAACCATGGGTATAAAAGGTGTTGACTTCACAGCTTTGACAAAGATATTCATTGTTTGGCTTTTAACACCAACAGGTGCGTTGATTTTGAGTCTTTTACTTTATCCGGCCTTTTCATATGTTCTCAGAAAGATACCCAACATACAGACCCAGGATAAACTTATAAAAGTTTTTGCTTGGATGTTTGGGGCGTACGGTGCTTTTTCGCTCGGTGCTAATAATGTGGCGAATGTAACAGGGGTGTTCGTAGGAAAACTTCTCAACGTAGAGCAAGCAGCGATTCTTGGTGGTATAAGTATAGCTCTTGGTATACTCACTTACAGCAAGAACGTCATGATGACCGTTGGAAAAAAATTAATAGAGTTAGATCATTTCACTTCGACCGTAGCAGTTCTTTCTCAGGCTATAACTGTTTGGATCTTCAGTTTGGTGGGGATTCCAGTTTCTTCTTCACAGGCCATTGTTGGTGCGGTTTTAGGAGCAGGATATTCGAAAGGAATGAAGTTAGGAAATAAGAAAGTTTTAATCAGAATTCTGAGTGGTTGGTTTTTGACTCCCACAATTTCTGGTATTTTTTCTTTCATTCTAACCAGTATTCTGATAAAATAACGAATGGTAAATTACAACATTCGGGAGGTAGAGATCGTG from Thermotoga sp. KOL6 encodes the following:
- a CDS encoding inorganic phosphate transporter produces the protein MILYLLPALFLGWSLGANDAANIFGPFVGSGLTPYRKATIVASIFVVIGSVVGGGKGLQNIGSLSASDLLASSLSVFSGALTVTIMTKLGIPVSTSQAVVGGIVGANLSTMGIKGVDFTALTKIFIVWLLTPTGALILSLLLYPAFSYVLRKIPNIQTQDKLIKVFAWMFGAYGAFSLGANNVANVTGVFVGKLLNVEQAAILGGISIALGILTYSKNVMMTVGKKLIELDHFTSTVAVLSQAITVWIFSLVGIPVSSSQAIVGAVLGAGYSKGMKLGNKKVLIRILSGWFLTPTISGIFSFILTSILIK